From the Pseudomonas putida genome, one window contains:
- the tssG gene encoding type VI secretion system baseplate subunit TssG: MAAADWQTAPDLADSLLVQAHRFDFFQLLEHLHGLHGDNLEARWPDAVTRLRLRLGCDPRLRFPASDVLSAKRMPGHDARYRICTTFMGLHGSDSPLPTYYLEQIAHEHAQGIGVRPAFLDFFNHYLLSLLHRAWRKYRYYIRFQPGADDQFSQYVFALIGLNDRQLRGDTTLPWSRLLSFAGVIASRSRSPGTVAGIIGHCFDLSQVHIREFETRSVRTAARQLVRLGRANGELGSSFMVGSRTRTRSSKFTIVISELEQAQFRDLLPSGINFGRLRALIDVLLRDGLAYDLELRLKRNALTPFSLHRSQGAYLGWTSFIDDRHGVISPVVRFRGRA, translated from the coding sequence ATGGCCGCCGCTGATTGGCAAACAGCCCCTGATCTAGCCGATTCGCTACTCGTACAGGCGCATCGGTTCGATTTCTTCCAGTTGCTGGAGCATCTGCACGGCTTGCATGGTGACAATCTGGAAGCGCGCTGGCCCGATGCTGTCACGCGCTTGCGGCTGCGCCTGGGCTGCGATCCACGGCTACGCTTTCCCGCCAGCGATGTGCTGAGTGCCAAGCGAATGCCTGGCCATGATGCCCGCTACCGGATCTGCACCACCTTCATGGGCCTGCACGGCAGCGACTCGCCGCTGCCCACCTACTACCTGGAGCAGATCGCCCATGAACATGCCCAGGGGATTGGTGTACGTCCGGCGTTCCTCGATTTCTTCAACCACTACCTGCTCAGCCTGCTGCACCGTGCCTGGCGCAAGTACCGTTACTACATTCGCTTTCAACCTGGCGCCGACGACCAGTTTTCCCAATACGTTTTCGCGCTGATCGGCCTCAATGATCGGCAATTGCGCGGTGACACCACACTGCCCTGGAGCCGCTTGCTCAGTTTCGCCGGTGTGATCGCCAGCCGTAGCCGTTCACCGGGTACCGTGGCCGGCATCATTGGCCACTGCTTCGACCTTTCGCAGGTACACATCCGCGAGTTCGAAACGCGCTCGGTGCGCACTGCCGCACGCCAACTGGTGCGACTCGGCCGGGCCAACGGCGAACTGGGCAGCAGCTTCATGGTTGGCAGCCGAACACGAACCCGCAGCAGCAAGTTCACGATCGTGATCAGCGAGCTTGAACAGGCGCAGTTTCGCGACCTGCTGCCCAGTGGCATCAACTTCGGCCGTTTGCGTGCACTGATCGACGTGCTGCTGCGGGATGGCTTGGCGTATGACCTCGAACTACGCCTCAAGCGCAACGCGCTGACGCCGTTCAGCCTGCACCGCAGCCAGGGTGCCTATCTGGGCTGGACCAGCTTCATCGATGACCGTCACGGAGTGATCAGCCCGGTGGTCCGGTTCAGGGGGCGGGCATGA
- the tssF gene encoding type VI secretion system baseplate subunit TssF has translation MSLKDRFSEELRYLRELGADFAKDNPQLARFLGKDSGDPDVERLLEGFAFLTAKLRLKLEDDLPELTHPMLQLLWPNYLRPLPSATIIQFSPEKQALSQSRSIPRGTRLFSVPVDGIACEYRTCTEVTLHPFAISDVQATHTPEHSVVRIELETLVERPLNSLGCDSLDVHLSGDDCCAQTLYLWLSQYLKHISVTINGEVRRLPASSLAFPGFRPEEALLPYPQNVFDGYRILQEYFVFPQRFHFFSLTGLGEHWPAQSSGQVSIDFHFSRPLPGAMPLGVNDFCLFCTPAVNLLHCGAEPIDLSGEHAHALLKPSCSAAHGYEIFSVDRVISTRTLADGEAGEPLRAFLPFESFAHEIEHAQGRATLYYRCQLEESLLGDGVIHRISFVRADTSAYRGALETASIDLTCTNRDLPLALHAGDICTINEFTPPLTTYRNLRRPTRPYRPVLDGQLQWALISNLSLNYLSLLSADPLKAVIRAYDFAALHDIQQARTTRKRLDAICDVQTAPLDWLINGQPVRGLHTRLQLDQQGFLGEGDLYLFSCVLAHFFALYASINSFHQLEVTNTTNNEHYIWPPLIGKQPLI, from the coding sequence ATGTCATTAAAGGATCGATTCAGCGAAGAACTTCGCTACCTGCGCGAGTTGGGTGCGGATTTCGCCAAGGACAACCCACAGCTGGCGCGGTTTCTCGGCAAGGACAGTGGCGACCCTGACGTGGAGCGCCTGCTTGAGGGCTTCGCGTTCCTGACTGCCAAGCTGCGATTGAAGCTTGAGGACGACCTGCCGGAGCTGACCCACCCCATGCTGCAACTGCTCTGGCCCAATTACCTGCGCCCCCTGCCGAGCGCAACGATCATCCAGTTCTCACCGGAGAAACAGGCGCTCAGCCAGTCCCGCAGCATTCCCAGGGGTACGCGGTTGTTCTCCGTGCCCGTGGATGGCATCGCTTGCGAGTACCGGACCTGCACCGAGGTAACGCTGCATCCTTTTGCCATCAGCGACGTCCAGGCCACCCACACGCCGGAGCATTCCGTGGTGCGCATCGAGCTGGAAACACTGGTCGAACGCCCGCTGAACAGTTTGGGCTGCGACAGCCTGGACGTTCACCTCAGTGGCGATGACTGTTGCGCGCAGACCCTGTACCTGTGGTTGTCGCAGTACCTGAAGCACATCAGCGTGACGATCAACGGCGAGGTCCGCCGGCTACCGGCCAGCAGCCTGGCTTTTCCCGGTTTCCGCCCCGAAGAAGCCCTGCTGCCCTACCCGCAGAATGTCTTCGACGGCTACCGGATCCTGCAGGAGTATTTCGTTTTTCCTCAACGCTTCCACTTCTTCTCCCTGACCGGCCTGGGCGAGCACTGGCCGGCCCAGAGCAGCGGGCAGGTGAGCATCGACTTCCACTTCAGCCGCCCGCTGCCTGGCGCAATGCCCCTTGGCGTCAACGATTTCTGCCTGTTTTGTACGCCAGCGGTAAACCTGCTGCACTGTGGTGCCGAACCGATCGACCTGTCTGGCGAGCACGCCCACGCATTGCTGAAGCCAAGCTGCAGCGCAGCGCACGGCTACGAAATATTCAGCGTAGACCGAGTGATCAGCACGCGTACCCTGGCCGATGGCGAGGCGGGCGAGCCGCTGCGGGCCTTCCTGCCTTTCGAATCGTTCGCCCATGAAATCGAGCACGCCCAGGGCCGGGCCACGCTGTACTACCGTTGCCAACTCGAAGAATCATTGCTCGGCGATGGCGTGATACACCGTATATCTTTCGTGCGCGCCGACACCAGCGCCTACCGCGGTGCGCTGGAAACGGCTTCCATCGACCTGACATGCACCAACCGCGACCTGCCTTTGGCGCTGCATGCTGGCGACATCTGCACCATCAACGAATTCACGCCACCGCTGACCACCTACCGCAACCTTCGGCGCCCGACCCGTCCGTACCGCCCTGTGCTCGACGGCCAGTTGCAATGGGCGCTGATTTCCAACCTGTCGCTCAACTATCTGTCGCTGCTGTCGGCTGACCCGCTGAAGGCGGTGATCCGCGCCTATGACTTCGCGGCCCTGCATGACATTCAGCAGGCGCGCACCACGCGCAAGCGCCTGGACGCTATTTGTGACGTGCAGACCGCGCCCCTGGACTGGCTGATCAACGGGCAGCCCGTGCGCGGCCTGCACACCCGATTGCAGCTCGACCAGCAGGGCTTCCTCGGCGAGGGCGACCTTTACCTGTTCAGTTGTGTGCTCGCGCACTTCTTTGCCCTCTACGCCAGCATCAATTCCTTCCATCAACTGGAAGTGACCAACACCACCAACAACGAGCATTACATATGGCCGCCGCTGATTGGCAAACAGCCCCTGATCTAG
- the tssE gene encoding type VI secretion system baseplate subunit TssE translates to MSGLFDRLTAERQTLRAPSRREQAGQKFEVIKRHLETLLNARQGCSRSSPELGLRDFNGYDLSTGDRVRQVSDDIRQTLQRFEPRIQIRGMKAVPDAYAPLELHLRLDCLVQVNDHPERLQVELLVNGLSRYTRVR, encoded by the coding sequence ATGAGTGGCCTGTTCGACCGCCTGACTGCCGAGCGCCAGACCCTTCGCGCGCCGTCCCGGCGGGAACAGGCTGGGCAAAAGTTCGAGGTGATCAAGCGGCACCTCGAAACGTTGCTCAACGCACGCCAGGGTTGCTCCCGAAGTAGCCCTGAGTTGGGCCTGCGCGACTTCAACGGATACGACCTGAGCACTGGTGACCGCGTGCGGCAGGTCAGTGATGACATCCGCCAGACCCTTCAGCGCTTCGAGCCACGTATCCAGATCCGTGGAATGAAAGCCGTGCCCGATGCCTACGCCCCGCTTGAGCTGCATTTGCGGCTCGACTGCCTGGTGCAGGTGAACGATCACCCCGAGCGGTTGCAGGTCGAGTTGCTGGTCAACGGGCTTAGCCGATACACCCGAGTAAGGTAG
- the tssC gene encoding type VI secretion system contractile sheath large subunit, with product MPTQNNTTTTAEVSSEVLGEATLLDQIMAQTRLSPTQEGYQVARQGVAAFITQILRSDEPEQSINKHRVDQMIAEVDRVLGKQMDTILHQPEFQQLESAWRSLKLLVDRTDFRENIKLEFLHTSKEELLDDFENAADITCSGIYKHVYAAGYGQFGGEPIAAMLGNYHFGPSSPDIKLLSYMASVGAMAHAPFLAAPAPEFFNLSSFEDLPDLKEIKDIFAGPRHAKWRAFRDSEDARHTALVAPRFMLRSPYHPEELPTESFSYHENMGARHGNYLWGNAAFLLASCINDSFARYRWCPNIIGPQSGGAVDDLPVHLYESLGQLQAKIPTEVLISDRKEFELAEEGFIALTMRKDSDNAAFFSANSVQKPKAFPRTPEGLQAQTNYKLGTQLPYLFIVNRLAHYIKVMQREQIGSWKERRDLESELNKWIKQYVADQENPSADVRSRRPLRAAAITVTDVAADPGWYHVCIAVRPHFKYMGANFEISLVGRLDTQ from the coding sequence ATGCCGACCCAGAACAACACGACCACCACGGCCGAAGTTTCATCCGAGGTATTGGGTGAGGCCACCCTGCTCGACCAGATCATGGCGCAAACCCGGCTGTCCCCGACCCAGGAAGGCTATCAGGTTGCCCGGCAAGGCGTAGCCGCATTCATTACGCAGATTCTGCGAAGCGATGAGCCGGAGCAATCGATCAACAAGCATCGCGTCGACCAGATGATTGCCGAAGTCGACCGTGTGCTTGGCAAACAGATGGATACCATCCTCCATCAACCGGAGTTCCAGCAACTCGAGTCTGCCTGGCGCAGCCTGAAACTGCTGGTGGACCGCACGGACTTTCGTGAAAACATAAAGCTTGAGTTCCTGCACACCAGCAAGGAGGAACTGCTCGACGATTTCGAAAACGCAGCCGATATCACCTGCAGCGGTATTTACAAACATGTTTATGCCGCCGGTTATGGCCAGTTCGGTGGCGAGCCGATTGCCGCCATGCTGGGCAACTACCATTTCGGTCCGTCATCACCTGATATCAAGCTGCTAAGTTACATGGCATCAGTGGGCGCCATGGCCCACGCACCTTTTCTCGCGGCGCCAGCGCCAGAATTCTTCAATCTCAGCAGTTTCGAAGACCTGCCTGACCTGAAAGAGATCAAGGACATCTTTGCCGGCCCCCGTCATGCCAAGTGGCGAGCGTTCCGCGACAGCGAAGATGCTCGCCACACCGCGCTGGTCGCCCCGCGCTTCATGCTGCGTTCGCCGTACCACCCCGAGGAGCTGCCGACGGAAAGCTTCAGTTACCACGAGAACATGGGCGCTCGTCACGGCAACTACCTGTGGGGCAACGCCGCGTTCCTGCTGGCCAGCTGCATCAACGACAGCTTTGCCCGCTACCGCTGGTGCCCGAACATCATAGGCCCGCAGTCGGGTGGCGCAGTGGATGACCTCCCGGTGCACCTCTACGAATCACTGGGCCAGTTGCAGGCCAAGATCCCCACCGAAGTGCTGATCTCAGACCGCAAGGAGTTCGAACTGGCCGAGGAAGGCTTCATCGCCCTGACCATGCGCAAGGACAGCGACAACGCGGCGTTCTTTTCGGCCAACTCGGTGCAGAAGCCCAAGGCCTTCCCCAGGACCCCTGAAGGCCTGCAGGCCCAGACCAACTACAAGCTCGGCACCCAACTGCCATACCTGTTCATCGTCAACCGCCTGGCGCACTACATCAAGGTCATGCAACGCGAACAGATCGGCAGTTGGAAAGAGCGCCGCGACCTGGAGTCGGAGCTCAACAAGTGGATCAAGCAGTACGTCGCCGACCAGGAAAATCCTTCGGCCGATGTACGCAGTCGTCGCCCGCTGCGCGCTGCCGCAATTACCGTCACGGATGTCGCCGCAGACCCGGGCTGGTATCACGTCTGCATCGCCGTGCGCCCGCATTTCAAATACATGGGCGCCAACTTCGAGATCTCGCTGGTTGGGCGGCTGGATACGCAATGA
- the tssB gene encoding type VI secretion system contractile sheath small subunit, whose product MSKNTNSVAPKERINIRYVPATGGEQAEVELPHKMLVIGDFGLDDSRALEDRPVLRIDKHSFDSVLEEAQVSLNLSVPSQLDTDSDTELAVSLQFASIKDFGPDRIARQVPELNRLIELREALVALKGPLGNVPAFRRQLQQLLDDDQGRQRLAQELNLVLDAPRQD is encoded by the coding sequence ATGTCCAAGAATACGAATTCCGTGGCGCCGAAAGAGCGCATCAACATCCGTTACGTACCCGCCACAGGCGGCGAGCAAGCTGAAGTCGAGCTGCCCCACAAGATGCTGGTTATCGGTGATTTCGGGCTGGACGACAGCCGTGCGCTCGAAGACCGACCCGTCCTGCGGATCGACAAGCATTCGTTCGACAGTGTGCTGGAAGAAGCCCAGGTGAGCCTGAACCTGTCGGTCCCCTCCCAGCTCGACACGGACTCGGATACCGAACTGGCCGTCAGCCTGCAGTTCGCCTCGATCAAGGACTTCGGGCCAGACCGAATCGCGCGCCAAGTGCCGGAGTTGAATCGGCTGATCGAGCTGCGCGAGGCACTGGTGGCCCTGAAAGGCCCGCTGGGCAACGTCCCGGCGTTCCGCAGGCAGCTTCAGCAGTTGCTGGATGACGATCAGGGTCGCCAGCGACTGGCACAAGAACTGAACCTGGTGCTAGACGCACCACGACAAGACTGA
- the vasI gene encoding type VI secretion system-associated protein VasI, protein MVSNLERLACFDEAAGTPARALSQTWSAPEQQAPSVSRVMANEAGRPIDDLTFRLGNANEEAGAAQPWLVISAPAVASAEPRSYLVISCIQSISRLQLITGQPIEANRVKVQLQGARGASTATAWQVMENGQVLDAGRGLPAIEQIKRLIGAHRVQVVSDDPGVDGLTFDAQGLDPLIDQARKTCRW, encoded by the coding sequence GTGGTATCCAATCTGGAGCGCCTAGCCTGCTTCGACGAGGCCGCCGGCACGCCTGCCAGGGCGCTCAGTCAGACATGGTCGGCACCGGAGCAGCAGGCCCCAAGCGTGTCACGCGTGATGGCCAACGAGGCCGGCCGCCCCATCGATGACCTGACCTTCCGCCTCGGTAACGCGAACGAGGAGGCTGGTGCAGCGCAGCCGTGGCTGGTGATATCAGCACCGGCGGTAGCCTCGGCCGAGCCACGCAGCTATCTGGTGATCAGCTGTATCCAGAGCATATCCAGGCTGCAGCTGATCACTGGGCAGCCGATCGAGGCCAATCGGGTCAAGGTGCAACTGCAGGGGGCGCGGGGAGCCAGCACGGCAACGGCTTGGCAGGTGATGGAAAATGGCCAGGTACTCGATGCCGGCCGCGGACTGCCGGCCATCGAACAGATCAAGCGCTTGATCGGTGCCCATCGAGTGCAAGTAGTCAGCGATGACCCTGGTGTCGATGGGCTGACGTTCGATGCTCAGGGGCTGGATCCACTGATTGACCAGGCGCGAAAGACATGTCGCTGGTAG
- the tssA gene encoding type VI secretion system protein TssA, translated as MSLVAEVSAQDIERLLAPIDPETPAGLFDMEDDIYQAVDQEMVKLGGLHQATIDWPYIEEASREYLSQRCKHLRIVAHLSAAWLRSGCWARWGFTAGLLAGVLDRYWESAHPKPGPKGLLGKRKLVVLVLNRLLEALPRLDRFTYGPAQAAAARQAMECLQRQTDKAQLEPSLLDALQQQLSKQLECTGGNVESAPATVAAPLPTPAPLGATFAAPKASLSLGNERETRRALLNMADYINQQDHYDPTGYQLRRFGLWAPIKAAPMSRQDHRTELMAVPTDIAGSYEDAIASQATDLALLLRIEKSVAASPYWIRGSFLASVVAKRLAMGEVAEAIRAATVRFVQRLPALQRLCFSDGTAFVDEPCLAWLKGAQGQVDRGAPAHEFGTLREELANQLEAGGIEPVLLRLQALQADFGAPRERCHSTLIAADLLAARGVSWLAQDLCSSVALTMQQTTADAWEPDVFQRLQQYGAHAELTDQNKDWKPS; from the coding sequence ATGTCGCTGGTAGCGGAGGTGTCGGCGCAGGACATCGAGCGGTTGCTTGCGCCCATCGATCCCGAAACACCGGCAGGCCTGTTCGACATGGAGGACGATATCTATCAGGCGGTCGACCAGGAAATGGTCAAGCTTGGCGGCCTGCACCAAGCGACCATCGATTGGCCGTACATCGAAGAGGCATCCCGCGAGTACTTGAGCCAACGCTGCAAGCACTTGCGCATCGTCGCGCACCTGAGCGCCGCTTGGCTGCGCAGCGGTTGCTGGGCGCGCTGGGGCTTCACCGCCGGGCTGCTGGCAGGCGTGCTCGACCGCTATTGGGAGTCCGCACACCCCAAGCCCGGGCCCAAGGGCTTGCTGGGCAAGCGCAAACTGGTGGTTCTGGTGCTCAACCGCTTGCTTGAGGCGCTGCCACGCCTGGACCGGTTCACCTACGGTCCCGCTCAGGCAGCGGCGGCGCGCCAGGCGATGGAATGTCTGCAACGGCAGACGGACAAGGCGCAACTGGAGCCGAGTCTGCTCGACGCATTGCAACAGCAGTTGTCCAAGCAACTGGAGTGTACCGGCGGCAACGTCGAAAGCGCGCCGGCCACGGTCGCCGCCCCTCTGCCAACGCCCGCACCGCTGGGCGCCACTTTCGCTGCGCCCAAGGCGAGCTTGTCTCTGGGCAACGAGCGCGAGACCCGGCGGGCATTGTTGAACATGGCCGACTACATCAACCAGCAGGACCATTACGACCCAACGGGCTACCAGCTGCGCCGCTTTGGCCTGTGGGCGCCAATCAAGGCCGCACCGATGTCCAGGCAGGACCATCGCACCGAGCTGATGGCGGTGCCGACCGATATCGCCGGTAGCTACGAGGACGCCATCGCCAGCCAGGCGACGGACCTTGCGCTGTTGTTGCGCATTGAAAAGAGCGTGGCGGCCTCGCCGTACTGGATCCGCGGCAGTTTCCTGGCCTCGGTCGTGGCAAAGCGCTTGGCGATGGGCGAGGTGGCCGAAGCCATTCGCGCCGCCACCGTCCGCTTTGTCCAGCGCCTTCCGGCCCTGCAGCGCTTGTGTTTCAGCGACGGCACGGCGTTCGTCGACGAGCCGTGCCTGGCATGGCTCAAAGGTGCGCAAGGGCAGGTCGATCGGGGCGCGCCTGCCCATGAGTTTGGGACGCTTCGTGAAGAGCTGGCCAACCAGCTGGAGGCGGGTGGAATCGAGCCGGTGCTGCTGCGCCTGCAGGCACTGCAAGCGGATTTTGGCGCACCGCGCGAGCGCTGCCACAGCACGCTGATTGCTGCTGATCTGCTGGCGGCGCGCGGGGTTTCCTGGCTGGCCCAGGACCTGTGCAGCAGTGTCGCCCTGACGATGCAGCAAACCACGGCGGATGCCTGGGAACCTGATGTGTTCCAGAGGCTTCAGCAGTACGGCGCTCATGCCGAGCTGACCGATCAGAACAAGGACTGGAAACCTTCATGA
- the tssM gene encoding type VI secretion system membrane subunit TssM — protein MSQFWKLLKRWGMPLAMRIGLAMPLLLGLGALLMLIAIWWLGPQWNWREQQPLASVAHRSVASLLLVLVPLLCWAVVLRSRFRSLQAERRQDAAAQADPCLPFVHAQEQALDRQLANYLSNAGGRRALYRLPWYLMLGDKCAGKSDFIEGTNQRFSLTRIGNVQARGQQLEQTAFPVGWWVSNEAVILDPPGDLIIHDAIDAQQQDADQRPPAELPAGIQARLWSDLLAWLLRNRSRRALNGLLLVVDLPALLHGTPQQRTALAYVLRTRLHEVSSQLGARLPLYVVLSKFDLLDGFGPFYNRLSPAQREQLLGFTFRLDALSRFDAWQDELVEQYDRLIVQLQAQTLQQLLLADGLPQRTSLVSLLAQLGGLRPILTGFLREVLASDRFTTPPLVRGVFWSSVQQQGEVSNAFVREAAQPYNTSLPPRESTRQLKAQRYFAQQVLQQVVYKEAGLAGDNVRVARSKRQLLWVGSAVGVLALAVAAATWHRYFDLNGAKAAGVLDKSRSFSQQAVDPRLDPTGRNLLEPLDQIRDAVAVFGDYRAAWPLVADVGLYQGRVIGPRVDEAYLSLLSRRFLPALASGVVDAMDAALAGSEQQMAALRVYRMLEDRHNRRPQWVEEWMASQWQQAFPGQGQVQRDLMRHLQYALAYADADLPQFQARVASVQQALRKVPLPQRVYATLKQQALERLPYGLNLRHQVGPVFDIVYQPADRATEDIYLAPLLTAKGFTEYFELQSRHITDMALIDQWALGERKALDYSDADREALIERVRALYSADYIASWQRALQALAIADFRDLDHAVKVLEQLTGPAAPLQRLLETVRENTVLQHLPALSSMADAVPDSPLPLQVTAISRAFSGLNAMLEAKGEKPSYYDETLGAIVAVHEYARTVQGSPDRGNAALQAVLQRFSMQGADPISTLQRVATGLPEPVRQQVRAVAEQTTRVLNIEALRELERRWDSEVYSFFQQRLAGRYPFVVKAPDASLEDFEAFFGPKGRLQQFQDQYLKVFLKDNLEALRSGRQGTSLIREDVIEQLEAADRIRETFFDPRGNLSVQFSIEPLGLSANQRTSLLDLDGQLISYTHGPRQIVGVIWPNTLGQQVRSNLTLLRHGGNSSSLDYRGPWSMFRLFSRGALNGRTESSVDLSFRAGDGVMRYRLNAEKAFNPITQQPFKDFRLPRGLLQGAL, from the coding sequence ATGAGTCAATTCTGGAAGCTACTCAAACGTTGGGGCATGCCGCTGGCCATGCGAATCGGCCTTGCCATGCCGCTATTGCTTGGGTTGGGCGCATTGTTGATGTTGATCGCCATCTGGTGGCTGGGCCCGCAGTGGAACTGGCGCGAGCAACAACCCTTGGCCAGTGTCGCGCATCGCAGTGTGGCCAGCCTGCTGCTGGTTCTGGTGCCGCTGTTGTGCTGGGCAGTTGTACTGCGTAGCCGCTTTCGTAGCCTGCAGGCGGAACGTCGCCAGGATGCAGCAGCCCAGGCCGATCCGTGTTTGCCGTTTGTTCACGCCCAGGAACAGGCGCTGGATCGCCAGCTGGCGAACTACCTGAGCAATGCGGGAGGGCGGCGGGCGCTGTATCGCTTGCCCTGGTACCTGATGCTCGGCGACAAGTGCGCAGGCAAGAGTGATTTTATTGAGGGTACGAACCAAAGGTTTTCCTTGACGCGTATCGGCAATGTCCAAGCGCGTGGGCAGCAGCTTGAGCAAACTGCTTTTCCGGTGGGCTGGTGGGTCAGCAATGAGGCGGTGATCCTCGACCCGCCAGGCGATCTCATCATCCACGACGCCATCGACGCGCAACAGCAGGATGCCGACCAGAGACCGCCGGCGGAGCTACCTGCGGGTATACAGGCCAGGCTCTGGAGCGACTTGCTGGCCTGGTTGCTGCGTAATCGCAGCCGCCGGGCGCTCAATGGCCTATTGCTGGTCGTCGATCTGCCCGCGTTGCTGCACGGGACACCGCAGCAACGAACCGCGCTGGCCTATGTATTGCGCACTCGTCTGCATGAGGTGAGCAGCCAACTGGGCGCCCGGCTGCCGCTGTACGTGGTACTGAGCAAATTCGACTTGCTGGACGGCTTCGGTCCGTTCTACAACCGCCTTTCACCGGCCCAGCGCGAACAGTTGCTGGGTTTCACATTCAGGCTCGATGCGCTCAGCCGTTTCGATGCCTGGCAGGACGAGTTGGTCGAGCAATATGATCGCCTGATCGTCCAGCTGCAGGCACAGACCCTGCAGCAACTGCTGCTTGCGGACGGTCTGCCCCAGCGCACATCCCTCGTGTCACTGCTTGCACAGCTGGGCGGGCTGCGGCCGATCCTGACGGGCTTCCTGCGCGAAGTGCTGGCCAGTGATCGCTTCACCACGCCGCCGCTGGTGCGCGGGGTGTTCTGGTCCTCGGTGCAGCAGCAGGGGGAGGTCAGCAACGCGTTCGTACGCGAGGCGGCGCAGCCCTACAACACGTCATTGCCACCGCGCGAGAGCACGCGACAGCTCAAGGCGCAGCGCTATTTCGCCCAGCAGGTCTTGCAGCAGGTCGTCTACAAGGAAGCGGGCCTGGCCGGCGACAACGTACGGGTTGCGCGAAGCAAACGCCAGTTGCTGTGGGTCGGTTCCGCCGTGGGCGTACTGGCACTGGCCGTGGCAGCCGCCACATGGCACCGCTACTTCGACCTGAACGGCGCCAAGGCGGCGGGGGTGCTGGACAAGAGCCGGTCGTTCAGCCAACAGGCCGTGGACCCGCGCCTGGACCCCACCGGCCGCAACCTGCTGGAACCACTCGACCAGATCCGCGACGCTGTTGCGGTGTTTGGTGATTATCGCGCCGCATGGCCGCTGGTGGCGGATGTCGGCCTCTACCAGGGGCGGGTCATCGGGCCCCGGGTCGACGAAGCCTACCTGAGCCTGCTTTCGCGGCGCTTTCTGCCAGCCTTGGCCAGTGGCGTGGTCGATGCAATGGATGCGGCGCTGGCTGGCAGCGAGCAACAGATGGCTGCGCTCAGGGTCTACCGCATGCTCGAAGACCGCCACAACCGTCGCCCGCAATGGGTCGAGGAGTGGATGGCGAGCCAGTGGCAGCAGGCGTTTCCCGGCCAAGGCCAGGTACAGCGCGACCTCATGCGACATTTGCAGTATGCCCTGGCCTATGCCGATGCCGACCTGCCGCAGTTCCAGGCGCGCGTCGCGAGCGTTCAGCAGGCTTTGCGCAAGGTCCCGTTGCCACAACGGGTGTATGCCACGCTCAAACAGCAGGCCCTGGAGCGGCTGCCTTACGGGCTGAATCTGCGCCATCAGGTGGGCCCGGTCTTCGACATCGTCTATCAGCCAGCCGACCGCGCCACCGAAGACATCTACCTGGCGCCCCTGCTGACGGCGAAAGGGTTTACCGAATATTTCGAGCTGCAGAGTCGACACATCACCGACATGGCCTTGATCGACCAGTGGGCGCTGGGCGAACGCAAGGCCCTTGACTACTCTGATGCCGACCGCGAAGCCCTGATCGAGCGGGTCCGCGCCCTGTACAGCGCAGACTACATCGCCAGCTGGCAACGCGCGTTGCAGGCATTGGCCATCGCCGATTTCCGTGATCTCGACCATGCAGTGAAGGTCCTCGAGCAACTGACCGGGCCGGCGGCGCCGTTGCAACGGTTGCTGGAGACCGTGCGTGAAAACACTGTCCTCCAACATTTGCCGGCATTATCCAGCATGGCCGATGCCGTACCGGACAGCCCGCTGCCACTGCAAGTTACCGCAATCAGCCGGGCGTTTTCCGGGCTGAACGCCATGCTTGAAGCGAAAGGTGAGAAGCCCAGCTACTACGATGAAACCCTCGGTGCGATAGTTGCCGTCCACGAGTATGCGAGGACGGTGCAGGGCAGTCCGGATCGAGGCAATGCAGCGTTGCAGGCGGTGCTGCAGCGCTTCTCGATGCAGGGCGCCGACCCGATCAGTACATTGCAGCGAGTCGCGACCGGCCTGCCTGAACCAGTCAGGCAGCAGGTCAGGGCGGTCGCCGAGCAGACCACCCGTGTGCTGAATATCGAGGCCCTGCGGGAACTGGAGCGACGCTGGGACAGTGAGGTATACAGCTTCTTCCAGCAACGCCTGGCCGGCCGCTACCCCTTCGTGGTGAAAGCGCCCGATGCCTCGCTGGAGGACTTCGAGGCCTTCTTTGGGCCGAAGGGGCGGTTGCAGCAGTTTCAGGATCAGTACCTCAAGGTCTTCCTGAAAGACAATCTCGAGGCGTTGCGCTCAGGCCGGCAGGGTACTTCGCTGATTCGTGAAGATGTCATCGAGCAACTGGAAGCCGCCGACCGTATCCGCGAGACGTTCTTCGACCCGCGTGGCAACCTCAGCGTGCAGTTCAGCATCGAGCCCTTGGGCCTCAGTGCCAACCAGCGCACCAGCCTGCTCGACCTCGATGGCCAATTGATCTCCTACACCCACGGTCCGCGTCAGATCGTCGGGGTGATCTGGCCCAATACGCTGGGGCAGCAGGTGCGCAGCAACCTCACCCTGCTCAGGCACGGTGGCAACAGCAGCAGCCTCGATTATCGAGGTCCTTGGTCGATGTTCCGCCTGTTCAGCCGCGGAGCGCTCAACGGGCGTACCGAGAGCAGCGTGGACCTGAGCTTCCGTGCCGGCGATGGCGTGATGCGCTATCGGTTGAATGCTGAAAAGGCCTTCAATCCCATTACCCAGCAACCCTTCAAGGACTTCAGGCTGCCGCGCGGGTTGTTGCAGGGGGCGCTTTAG